Proteins encoded in a region of the Diospyros lotus cultivar Yz01 chromosome 9, ASM1463336v1, whole genome shotgun sequence genome:
- the LOC127809780 gene encoding putative caffeoyl-CoA O-methyltransferase At1g67980 isoform X1 has product MFAFINEIRVPLCSLVMEDTVFKNLFKNEALQKYIWDTSTYPRECQELKGIREATFRKYGQTRVTSISSKFTGSNDEGFVSQAELISPPDEGQLLSMLLKLMNAKRTMEIGVFTGYSLLATALALPNDGQIVAIDPDREAYEVGLPFIQKAGVEHKINFIQSDALSVLDEMLRNDKNKMAFDFVFVDADKDNYINYHEKAMQLVKIGGVITYDNTLWFSIVASEEEDVPEFFRPYRKAIIDLNKRLASDHRVEIVQISIGDGVTLCRRIV; this is encoded by the exons ATGTTTGCATTCATTAACGAAATAAGAGTTCCTTTATGCAGCTTAGTCATGGAAGATACAGTCTTCAAGAACCTCTTCAAGAACGAGGCTCTTCAAAAG TACATCTGGGATACCAGCACATACCCAAGAGAGTGCCAGGAACTCAAGGGCATAAGGGAAGCAACCTTCAGAAAATATGGCCAAACTCGTGTAACTTCCATAAGCTCCAAATTCACTGGAAGCAATGATGAAGGATTTGTTTCTCA AGCGGAGCTTATATCGCCACCTGATGAAGGACAACTACTTTCAATGCTTTTGAAACTGATGAATGCCAAGAGGACAATGGAGATTGGGGTTTTCACAGGCTATTCTCTTCTTGCTACAGCTCTTGCCTTGCCTAATGACGGCCAG aTAGTGGCAATAGATCCAGACCGAGAAGCTTACGAAGTTGGACTGCCATTTATTCAGAAGGCCGGCGTGGAGCATAAGATCAACTTCATACAATCAGATGCCCTTTCTGTTCTGGATGAAATGTTGAGGAAT GACAAAAACAAAATGGCTTTCGACTTTGTGTTTGTTGATGCTGACAAGGATAACTACATTAACTACCATGAGAAAGCGATGCAATTGGTGAAGATAGGAGGTGTCATTACATATGACAACACTCTATGGTTCTCCATAGTTGCAAGTGAAGAGGAAGACGTCCCTGAGTTTTTTCGTCCCTACAGAAAGGCCATAATTGATCTCAACAAACGACTAGCCTCCGATCATCGGGTGGAGATCGTGCAGATTTCCATCGGTGATGGTGTCACTCTTTGCAGGCGCATCGTCTAA
- the LOC127809780 gene encoding putative caffeoyl-CoA O-methyltransferase At1g67980 isoform X2, whose translation MEDTVFKNLFKNEALQKYIWDTSTYPRECQELKGIREATFRKYGQTRVTSISSKFTGSNDEGFVSQAELISPPDEGQLLSMLLKLMNAKRTMEIGVFTGYSLLATALALPNDGQIVAIDPDREAYEVGLPFIQKAGVEHKINFIQSDALSVLDEMLRNDKNKMAFDFVFVDADKDNYINYHEKAMQLVKIGGVITYDNTLWFSIVASEEEDVPEFFRPYRKAIIDLNKRLASDHRVEIVQISIGDGVTLCRRIV comes from the exons ATGGAAGATACAGTCTTCAAGAACCTCTTCAAGAACGAGGCTCTTCAAAAG TACATCTGGGATACCAGCACATACCCAAGAGAGTGCCAGGAACTCAAGGGCATAAGGGAAGCAACCTTCAGAAAATATGGCCAAACTCGTGTAACTTCCATAAGCTCCAAATTCACTGGAAGCAATGATGAAGGATTTGTTTCTCA AGCGGAGCTTATATCGCCACCTGATGAAGGACAACTACTTTCAATGCTTTTGAAACTGATGAATGCCAAGAGGACAATGGAGATTGGGGTTTTCACAGGCTATTCTCTTCTTGCTACAGCTCTTGCCTTGCCTAATGACGGCCAG aTAGTGGCAATAGATCCAGACCGAGAAGCTTACGAAGTTGGACTGCCATTTATTCAGAAGGCCGGCGTGGAGCATAAGATCAACTTCATACAATCAGATGCCCTTTCTGTTCTGGATGAAATGTTGAGGAAT GACAAAAACAAAATGGCTTTCGACTTTGTGTTTGTTGATGCTGACAAGGATAACTACATTAACTACCATGAGAAAGCGATGCAATTGGTGAAGATAGGAGGTGTCATTACATATGACAACACTCTATGGTTCTCCATAGTTGCAAGTGAAGAGGAAGACGTCCCTGAGTTTTTTCGTCCCTACAGAAAGGCCATAATTGATCTCAACAAACGACTAGCCTCCGATCATCGGGTGGAGATCGTGCAGATTTCCATCGGTGATGGTGTCACTCTTTGCAGGCGCATCGTCTAA
- the LOC127809780 gene encoding putative caffeoyl-CoA O-methyltransferase At1g67980 isoform X5, producing the protein MADTVFKNLFKNEALQKYIWDTSTYPRECQELKGIREATFRKYGQTRVTSISSKFTGSNDEGFVSQAELISPPDEGQLLSMLLKLMNAKRTMEIGVFTGYSLLATALALPNDGQIVAIDPDREAYEVGLPFIQKAGVEHKINFIQSDALSVLDEMLRNDKNKMAFDFVFVDADKDNYINYHEKAMQLVKIGGVITYDNTLWFSIVASEEEDVPEFFRPYRKAIIDLNKRLASDHRVEIVQISIGDGVTLCRRIV; encoded by the exons TACATCTGGGATACCAGCACATACCCAAGAGAGTGCCAGGAACTCAAGGGCATAAGGGAAGCAACCTTCAGAAAATATGGCCAAACTCGTGTAACTTCCATAAGCTCCAAATTCACTGGAAGCAATGATGAAGGATTTGTTTCTCA AGCGGAGCTTATATCGCCACCTGATGAAGGACAACTACTTTCAATGCTTTTGAAACTGATGAATGCCAAGAGGACAATGGAGATTGGGGTTTTCACAGGCTATTCTCTTCTTGCTACAGCTCTTGCCTTGCCTAATGACGGCCAG aTAGTGGCAATAGATCCAGACCGAGAAGCTTACGAAGTTGGACTGCCATTTATTCAGAAGGCCGGCGTGGAGCATAAGATCAACTTCATACAATCAGATGCCCTTTCTGTTCTGGATGAAATGTTGAGGAAT GACAAAAACAAAATGGCTTTCGACTTTGTGTTTGTTGATGCTGACAAGGATAACTACATTAACTACCATGAGAAAGCGATGCAATTGGTGAAGATAGGAGGTGTCATTACATATGACAACACTCTATGGTTCTCCATAGTTGCAAGTGAAGAGGAAGACGTCCCTGAGTTTTTTCGTCCCTACAGAAAGGCCATAATTGATCTCAACAAACGACTAGCCTCCGATCATCGGGTGGAGATCGTGCAGATTTCCATCGGTGATGGTGTCACTCTTTGCAGGCGCATCGTCTAA